Proteins from a single region of Paenibacillus sp. BIHB 4019:
- the trpB gene encoding tryptophan synthase subunit beta yields MNRVPDENGRFGKFGGRYVPETLMNALLELEEAYNRHSKDESFQEEIRNLLHKYSGRPTSLYYAERLSEQLGGAKIYLKREDLNHTGAHKINNTIGQGILAKRMGKTKIIAETGAGQHGVASATIAALLGLECKVFMGEEDMKRQQLNVFRMQLLGAEVVPVLSGTRTLKDACNETLRYWVSHVDDTYYILGSATGPHPYPMIVRDFQRIIGDESRKQIVAEEGRLPDYVVAAVGGGSNAIGIFYPFIEDADVRLIGVEAAGRGVETEEHAATMTKGRHGVFQGSLSYVLQDDNGQVLPAHSISAGLDYPGIGPEHSYLKDSGRAEYFPITDDEAMDALQLLSRTEGIIPALESAHAIAQTVKLAPTLAKDKIIVVSLSGRGDKDVETIMSKLGGAVDESH; encoded by the coding sequence ATGAACCGAGTACCGGATGAAAATGGTCGTTTCGGCAAGTTTGGCGGCCGTTATGTTCCCGAGACGTTGATGAACGCTCTGCTTGAGCTGGAGGAAGCGTACAACCGCCATTCCAAGGATGAATCATTTCAAGAGGAAATCCGCAATTTGCTGCATAAGTATTCGGGAAGACCTACCTCGCTCTATTATGCAGAACGCCTGAGCGAGCAGCTTGGCGGCGCTAAAATTTATTTGAAGCGCGAGGATTTAAACCATACAGGCGCCCACAAGATCAATAATACAATCGGTCAGGGCATTCTGGCGAAACGCATGGGCAAAACGAAAATTATTGCCGAAACCGGCGCAGGCCAGCACGGCGTTGCTTCGGCGACGATTGCAGCTTTGCTTGGACTGGAATGCAAAGTATTTATGGGCGAGGAAGATATGAAGCGCCAGCAGCTCAACGTATTCCGCATGCAGTTGCTTGGGGCGGAAGTTGTTCCCGTTCTTTCGGGAACGCGCACGCTTAAGGATGCCTGTAATGAAACGCTGCGCTACTGGGTTAGCCATGTAGACGATACGTATTATATTTTGGGTTCGGCGACAGGGCCGCATCCCTATCCGATGATCGTCCGCGATTTTCAGCGGATTATCGGCGACGAATCGCGCAAGCAAATTGTGGCAGAAGAAGGACGTCTGCCGGATTATGTAGTAGCAGCGGTTGGCGGCGGCAGCAATGCAATCGGTATTTTCTACCCGTTCATTGAAGATGCGGATGTGCGTTTGATTGGCGTAGAAGCAGCGGGACGTGGAGTAGAGACAGAGGAGCATGCGGCTACGATGACGAAAGGCCGTCATGGCGTATTCCAAGGCTCGCTGAGCTATGTGCTGCAGGATGATAACGGACAAGTGCTGCCTGCGCATTCGATTTCGGCTGGTCTCGACTATCCGGGCATTGGCCCTGAGCATTCCTATTTGAAGGATTCGGGCCGTGCGGAATATTTCCCGATTACCGATGACGAGGCGATGGATGCCTTGCAATTGCTGTCGCGGACAGAAGGCATCATTCCGGCGCTTGAGTCGGCACATGCGATTGCCCAGACGGTCAAGCTGGCTCCAACGCTTGCTAAAGATAAAATTATCGTTGTCAGCCTGTCGGGGCGCGGCGATAAAGATGTAGAGACGATTATGAGCAAGCTGGGAGGCGCAGTCGATGAATCTCATTGA
- a CDS encoding prephenate dehydrogenase, whose amino-acid sequence MVKIAIFGVGLIGGSLALCFKGKPDVTVVGYSNRASSAEKYVNRGVVDSATTSVREAAVDADFIFLCVPVGKLEEYVDELSQLPLKPGCIVTDVGSTKASVALCGRRLESQPGVSFIGGHPMAGSERSGVEAASTHLFENAFYVLTPDASTPQGQLDKLIELLALTKAHIVSVDAKSHDEIVGAISHLPHMIAVALVNQIRGYNEQDQLYASLAAGGFRDITRIASGDPVVWRDILVNNKGVLLKLLKDWNAEIATFADLLEREDGEGIEEAFRTAGEFRSKLPERRKGMLHSIYDCYVDVPDHPGIIGKIASDLGKERINLSNIHIIESREDVPGILRLSFRTQEDLDQAQLVLADAGFAVHQ is encoded by the coding sequence ATGGTGAAAATAGCGATTTTTGGCGTAGGATTAATTGGCGGATCGCTTGCTCTTTGCTTTAAGGGCAAGCCGGATGTAACGGTTGTCGGTTATTCAAACCGGGCGTCCTCCGCAGAGAAATATGTCAATCGAGGCGTCGTCGATTCAGCAACGACGTCTGTTCGAGAGGCGGCTGTTGACGCTGACTTCATATTCCTCTGCGTGCCTGTAGGCAAGCTGGAGGAGTATGTAGATGAGCTGAGCCAGCTTCCGCTGAAGCCGGGCTGTATTGTGACGGATGTCGGCAGCACGAAAGCTTCCGTTGCCTTATGCGGACGCAGGCTGGAAAGCCAGCCGGGCGTTTCGTTTATCGGCGGCCATCCAATGGCCGGATCGGAGCGCTCGGGCGTTGAAGCAGCATCGACCCATTTGTTCGAGAATGCTTTTTACGTTCTCACGCCCGACGCGTCGACGCCGCAGGGACAGCTGGACAAGCTCATTGAACTGCTTGCGCTGACGAAAGCCCATATTGTCAGTGTGGACGCGAAGTCGCATGATGAAATCGTGGGCGCGATCAGCCATTTGCCGCATATGATTGCAGTTGCGCTGGTCAACCAGATTCGCGGCTACAATGAGCAGGATCAGCTGTATGCTTCGCTTGCAGCAGGGGGGTTCCGCGATATTACCCGTATCGCCTCAGGCGACCCGGTCGTATGGCGCGACATTTTGGTTAATAACAAAGGCGTGCTGCTAAAGCTGCTGAAGGATTGGAATGCAGAAATCGCAACATTCGCGGACCTGCTGGAGCGGGAGGATGGCGAAGGCATAGAGGAAGCGTTCCGTACAGCGGGCGAATTCCGCAGCAAGCTGCCTGAGCGCCGCAAGGGCATGCTGCATTCGATTTATGATTGTTATGTCGACGTACCCGATCATCCCGGCATTATCGGGAAAATCGCCAGCGACCTCGGCAAGGAGCGCATTAATTTGAGCAACATCCATATTATTGAGAGCAGAGAGGACGTTCCAGGCATTCTAAGGCTGTCCTTCCGCACGCAGGAGGATTTGGATCAGGCTCAGCTTGTGCTTGCGGATGCCGGCTTTGCGGTTCATCAGTAA
- the trpA gene encoding tryptophan synthase subunit alpha — protein MNLIDTVFAKLREEKRTALIPFLTVGDPDLKTSLAIIKQLEESGADLIELGVPYSDPLADGPVIQRASERALRSSITLRDCIEAAAQAREAGVKLPFILFTYFNPVLQFGLEAFMELVKNKEISGLIIPDLPIEEDAEVRQLAEAAGIHLIPLVAPTSKDRVVRISQKAKGFVYCVSSLGVTGVRAEFHSGIDDFLATVREATDLPIAVGFGISSREQVERFSKQCDGVVVGSAIVRKIEESIPLLEEESTRAEGLKQIGEFVAALKG, from the coding sequence ATGAATCTCATTGATACGGTATTTGCAAAGCTACGTGAGGAGAAGCGTACCGCGCTAATCCCTTTTTTGACAGTAGGCGATCCTGACTTGAAAACGTCGCTGGCGATTATTAAGCAGCTGGAGGAGTCCGGCGCCGATCTAATCGAGCTGGGCGTTCCTTATTCTGATCCGCTCGCCGATGGTCCCGTTATTCAACGGGCATCCGAGCGTGCTTTGAGAAGCAGCATTACGCTGCGCGACTGCATTGAAGCTGCGGCGCAAGCGCGCGAAGCTGGCGTGAAGCTGCCATTCATATTGTTTACTTATTTTAATCCGGTGCTCCAATTCGGTTTGGAAGCTTTTATGGAGCTGGTCAAAAATAAAGAAATCAGCGGTCTAATCATTCCCGACCTGCCCATCGAAGAGGATGCCGAGGTTCGCCAGCTGGCGGAAGCGGCAGGCATTCATCTCATTCCGCTCGTAGCTCCGACCTCCAAGGATCGCGTCGTGCGTATTTCGCAAAAAGCTAAAGGCTTCGTGTATTGCGTCTCCTCGCTGGGCGTAACGGGCGTGCGGGCAGAATTCCACAGCGGGATCGACGATTTCCTTGCTACCGTGCGGGAAGCGACCGATCTGCCGATCGCAGTTGGCTTCGGCATTTCGAGCCGTGAGCAAGTTGAGCGATTCTCGAAGCAATGCGACGGCGTTGTCGTTGGCAGCGCGATCGTACGCAAAATTGAAGAATCCATTCCGCTGCTCGAAGAGGAGAGCACTCGCGCAGAAGGCTTGAAGCAGATCGGCGAGTTTGTAGCCGCGCTGAAGGGCTAG
- a CDS encoding FtsX-like permease family protein, whose amino-acid sequence MLGTMWRKDIAKNKLITAILFLFIMISSLLVASSASMLLELFRSVDNWFEKAAVPHFVQMHAGEIDQREIEAFANGSKLVKDQQTVEMISIEPAHVYFGESGESEAGSVMEMSIVKQNNAFDFLLDLTNNRLDVLPGEIAVPIYFKQQQRLEIGDTMRIAKGSFSMAFTIADFVRDAQMNPSIVSSKRFVVSDLDWETLKGHFTDKEYLIEFLLHDGERTSEFEQLYQSSGLPHQGPAITSAQLRLLNALTDGVAAVVIFLASLLLIAIAFLCLRFTMLAAMEEDIYEIGVLKAIGMAGDHIRRLYLMKYRMIALLASLAGYVLSLFTERAFIANRSLFMGTAEKSALSYIVPLLGAVCIFLLVMLFCRFVLRRFKRISAVEALRSGSTSAKGRMSGLLKLHRSRVIPVHLFVGMQDVLVRIRTFGLLGLVFTLCFFLIIVPANFLNTLKSPDFITYMGAGRSDIQIDMRQTSDAAQRYNEMLAYIQNDCDVEKYSPLVTSSYKLRSEDGIYENVSVQTGDFSLFPLAYLSGAAPVQNDEMALSYLHAKERGKQLGDTLTLLAAGKERELKISGIYQDVTNGGKTAKALLPYEAESVLWYMVSLNVKPGVAIGEKTAEYAAAFHPAKVTFMEDYLSQTLSSTISQLQKITALTSTAALVIAILITALFFNMLIVKDASDLVIMRSLGFSLKQIRLQYIIRSLLVLLAGMVLGTAAAGTLGQGAVSVLMSLMGAARVAFVVNPLVAYIWIPLALIVVVIITTLFSSLAVTGAGKGAGAAKLFSK is encoded by the coding sequence ATGCTAGGAACGATGTGGAGAAAAGATATCGCAAAGAATAAATTGATTACTGCCATTTTATTTTTATTTATTATGATTTCCTCGCTGCTCGTGGCAAGCAGTGCAAGCATGCTGCTGGAGCTGTTCCGTTCGGTGGATAATTGGTTTGAGAAAGCGGCCGTCCCCCATTTTGTCCAAATGCATGCCGGGGAAATCGACCAGCGGGAAATAGAGGCTTTTGCAAACGGCAGTAAGCTAGTGAAGGATCAGCAAACGGTCGAGATGATTTCTATTGAGCCAGCCCATGTTTATTTTGGCGAGAGCGGTGAGTCAGAGGCAGGCAGCGTCATGGAAATGAGCATTGTAAAGCAAAACAACGCGTTTGATTTTTTACTTGATTTAACCAATAACAGGCTGGATGTGCTTCCAGGCGAAATAGCGGTGCCGATTTATTTTAAGCAGCAGCAGAGGCTGGAAATCGGGGATACGATGCGGATTGCCAAGGGTTCCTTTAGCATGGCTTTTACGATAGCGGATTTTGTTAGGGATGCCCAGATGAATCCGTCTATTGTCAGCTCGAAGCGTTTCGTTGTGAGCGATTTGGATTGGGAGACGCTTAAGGGCCATTTTACTGATAAAGAATATTTGATCGAATTTCTGCTGCATGATGGGGAGCGAACTAGCGAATTTGAACAGCTTTATCAATCATCTGGGCTTCCCCACCAAGGACCCGCCATTACATCCGCCCAATTACGTTTATTGAATGCGCTGACCGACGGCGTTGCGGCCGTTGTTATTTTTTTAGCCAGCTTGCTGCTAATTGCGATTGCCTTTCTCTGCCTGCGGTTCACGATGCTTGCCGCGATGGAGGAGGATATTTATGAGATTGGCGTTCTGAAGGCGATTGGGATGGCTGGAGATCATATCCGCCGGCTTTATTTAATGAAATATCGGATGATCGCTTTGCTGGCTAGTTTGGCAGGGTATGTGCTGTCCCTCTTTACAGAGCGGGCTTTCATAGCGAATAGGAGCCTATTTATGGGCACAGCTGAAAAAAGTGCGCTAAGCTACATCGTCCCCTTGCTGGGAGCAGTCTGTATTTTTCTGCTAGTGATGTTGTTCTGCCGCTTCGTTTTGCGGAGATTTAAGCGAATATCGGCCGTTGAAGCTCTTCGTTCAGGCAGCACTTCGGCCAAAGGACGGATGTCAGGACTGTTGAAGCTCCATCGCAGCCGGGTTATCCCTGTCCATCTATTTGTCGGCATGCAGGATGTGTTGGTCCGGATTAGAACATTTGGTTTGCTGGGCCTCGTATTTACGCTTTGTTTCTTCCTCATCATTGTGCCGGCCAATTTTTTGAATACGTTGAAATCGCCTGATTTTATAACCTATATGGGAGCCGGGAGGAGCGATATTCAAATCGATATGCGGCAGACAAGCGACGCAGCGCAGCGGTACAACGAAATGCTTGCCTATATACAAAACGACTGCGATGTGGAAAAGTATTCGCCGCTCGTAACGAGCTCTTATAAGCTGCGCAGCGAGGATGGCATCTATGAAAATGTGAGCGTGCAAACGGGCGATTTTTCGCTGTTCCCGCTAGCCTATTTAAGCGGGGCTGCTCCTGTTCAAAATGATGAAATGGCTCTTTCTTACCTCCATGCGAAGGAGCGCGGCAAGCAGCTCGGCGACACGCTTACGCTTCTCGCAGCCGGGAAAGAACGAGAGCTGAAGATTTCGGGCATTTATCAGGATGTGACCAATGGCGGCAAGACGGCGAAGGCGCTGCTGCCATACGAAGCAGAGTCCGTTCTCTGGTACATGGTCAGCCTGAATGTAAAGCCGGGCGTTGCCATTGGTGAGAAAACAGCGGAATACGCAGCGGCCTTTCATCCGGCAAAGGTGACGTTTATGGAAGATTATTTGTCCCAGACGTTAAGCTCCACCATAAGCCAGCTGCAAAAAATAACGGCGCTCACCTCGACAGCAGCTCTTGTAATCGCGATACTGATTACCGCTTTATTTTTCAACATGCTAATTGTGAAAGACGCTTCCGACCTCGTCATTATGAGAAGCCTTGGATTTTCCTTAAAACAGATCAGACTGCAATACATCATCCGCTCGCTGCTCGTATTACTGGCCGGAATGGTGTTAGGCACCGCAGCAGCGGGAACCCTTGGGCAGGGCGCAGTCAGCGTGCTGATGTCCTTAATGGGCGCAGCCCGCGTCGCGTTTGTCGTAAATCCGCTTGTGGCCTACATATGGATTCCGCTGGCACTTATCGTTGTCGTAATCATAACGACGTTATTCAGCAGCTTAGCCGTAACGGGAGCTGGTAAAGGCGCAGGCGCAGCAAAATTATTTTCGAAATGA
- a CDS encoding ABC transporter ATP-binding protein — translation MTNVLEAKKVSKSYSLGKNNEQPVLKNVNLELRAGEFVSIMGPSGCGKSTLLQIISGMDKMTSGSVAIQGQEIGSLSEERLAQLRLSKMGFIFQQSGFLKNLSLLDNIILPAYMAKAESRAAINRRASELMKRTGIAQLAHADKSQVSGGQLQRAAICRALINQPQLVFGDEPTGALNSKASDEVMDILAEMNAAGTTIMLVTHDAKVAAKTQRVLFMLDGCIVGERRLGQLGQAELKEREAKLSSWLAEMGF, via the coding sequence ATGACAAATGTGTTAGAGGCGAAAAAGGTTAGCAAAAGCTACTCCTTAGGCAAAAATAATGAACAGCCTGTGCTGAAAAATGTGAATTTGGAATTGCGGGCAGGCGAGTTCGTGTCCATAATGGGGCCTTCTGGCTGCGGCAAGTCGACCCTGCTGCAGATCATTAGCGGGATGGATAAAATGACGTCCGGCAGCGTTGCCATACAAGGGCAGGAGATCGGCAGTCTATCCGAAGAGCGTTTGGCTCAGCTTCGCTTGAGCAAGATGGGATTTATTTTTCAGCAGAGCGGCTTTTTGAAAAATCTCAGTCTGCTCGACAATATTATTTTGCCCGCTTATATGGCGAAAGCAGAGAGCCGCGCTGCTATCAACAGGCGCGCCAGCGAGCTGATGAAGCGGACAGGCATTGCGCAGCTGGCGCATGCGGACAAGTCGCAAGTATCTGGAGGACAGCTCCAGCGGGCGGCCATTTGCCGAGCGCTCATCAACCAGCCGCAATTGGTGTTTGGCGATGAGCCGACTGGGGCGCTAAATTCCAAGGCGAGTGACGAGGTCATGGATATTTTAGCGGAAATGAACGCTGCTGGGACGACGATTATGCTGGTAACCCATGATGCGAAGGTAGCTGCCAAAACACAGCGTGTGCTATTTATGTTGGACGGATGCATCGTTGGCGAACGCCGGCTTGGCCAGCTCGGACAGGCCGAATTGAAGGAGCGGGAGGCAAAACTGTCATCTTGGCTTGCTGAGATGGGATTTTAG
- a CDS encoding TetR/AcrR family transcriptional regulator, with protein sequence MRILKDPEERKNEILDTAEMLFYTKGYNKTTINDILQEIGIAKGTFYYYFKSKEEVMDAIIMRIVAVDVAAARDIASNPELPTLVKLFQILMAQKPKHGDRKEQLLEQFHQVGNAEMHQKSLVQTIIHLTPVLTAVIEQGIEEHIFQTEFPQETVEFLIVSSTFLFDEGLFEWQPAEIIQKAKAFIHVMETTLGAKKGSFDFIFEMLTNGE encoded by the coding sequence ATGCGTATACTGAAAGACCCGGAAGAACGCAAAAATGAAATTTTAGATACAGCAGAAATGCTTTTTTATACAAAGGGCTACAATAAAACGACAATCAATGACATCCTTCAGGAGATTGGCATTGCGAAGGGGACGTTTTATTATTACTTTAAGTCCAAAGAGGAAGTTATGGATGCGATCATTATGCGGATCGTCGCAGTGGATGTGGCCGCTGCAAGGGACATAGCCTCTAACCCGGAGCTGCCGACCTTGGTCAAATTATTTCAAATTTTGATGGCTCAGAAGCCTAAGCATGGTGACCGTAAGGAACAGCTGCTTGAGCAATTCCATCAGGTCGGCAATGCAGAAATGCATCAGAAAAGCCTCGTGCAGACAATTATTCACTTGACGCCAGTGTTAACAGCAGTCATTGAGCAAGGCATTGAGGAGCATATTTTTCAAACCGAATTTCCGCAGGAGACGGTGGAATTTTTAATCGTATCCTCCACTTTTCTGTTCGATGAAGGTTTATTCGAATGGCAGCCAGCGGAAATCATCCAGAAGGCGAAAGCTTTTATTCATGTGATGGAAACGACGCTAGGCGCGAAAAAAGGCAGCTTTGATTTTATTTTTGAAATGCTGACGAACGGGGAATGA
- a CDS encoding MFS transporter, translating into MIQNNVKRVPFTRSFQLLILGQMISILGSALLRFGLSLYALDLTGRADIYGTLYAVSSIPLLLSPIGGAIADRFNRRNLIVLFDFGGGIVVLGFMLLLAAGDAPVVVIGIVMVLLSLISAMYQPAVQASIPQLVHKSQLEQANGMVNGIGALAQMAAPVLGGILYGVLGLHTLMIGSGIAFLLSALMQLFIKIPFVKREQKGNIVATLAADIKAGMAYVVQRRPILKAMVLAALLNFILTPFFVVGGPIILRVTMQSSDTLYGVGMGIVECSTILGALTIGFFAKKMQMSTLYRWLLVMAAWLLPMSLSLTPWMLGLGYYPAYMLFMASVVPIAMALTMISIFVLTRVQKQTPNELLGKVMAIIMAVAQIAAPVGQIVYGELFEMFSLQVYIPALLMFAALLLTAWLTKRFYQNQIGEEEQDARNDVEKRYRKE; encoded by the coding sequence ATGATACAAAATAACGTAAAAAGGGTGCCGTTCACGCGAAGCTTTCAGCTGCTTATTTTAGGGCAAATGATTTCCATTCTGGGCAGCGCGCTGCTGCGCTTTGGGCTGTCGCTGTATGCGCTAGACCTTACAGGGCGTGCAGATATTTATGGGACTCTTTATGCGGTGTCCAGCATCCCGCTGCTGCTGTCGCCAATTGGCGGGGCCATCGCTGACCGCTTCAATCGCCGAAATTTAATCGTTTTATTCGATTTTGGAGGCGGCATCGTCGTTCTGGGCTTCATGCTCCTATTGGCAGCAGGCGACGCGCCCGTTGTTGTTATTGGTATTGTGATGGTGCTGCTTTCGCTGATCAGCGCAATGTACCAGCCTGCTGTGCAGGCGAGCATCCCGCAGCTGGTGCATAAGAGCCAGCTAGAGCAGGCCAATGGAATGGTGAATGGCATCGGCGCTTTGGCCCAAATGGCTGCCCCGGTGCTTGGCGGCATTTTGTATGGTGTTCTTGGCCTGCACACATTGATGATCGGAAGCGGTATCGCTTTTTTGCTGTCAGCTCTCATGCAGCTATTTATTAAAATCCCGTTTGTGAAACGCGAGCAGAAGGGAAATATCGTCGCAACGCTTGCAGCCGATATAAAAGCAGGAATGGCCTATGTAGTCCAGCGGCGCCCGATCTTGAAAGCGATGGTATTAGCGGCGCTGCTCAATTTTATTTTAACGCCGTTTTTCGTTGTAGGCGGGCCGATTATTTTGCGGGTTACGATGCAAAGCAGCGATACGCTTTACGGAGTTGGCATGGGCATAGTGGAATGCAGCACGATTTTGGGCGCACTGACGATTGGTTTTTTTGCGAAAAAAATGCAAATGAGCACCTTATACCGGTGGCTGCTCGTCATGGCCGCATGGCTGCTGCCGATGTCATTGTCGCTGACGCCATGGATGCTGGGGCTCGGCTATTATCCAGCTTATATGCTGTTTATGGCAAGCGTTGTTCCCATCGCGATGGCATTGACGATGATTTCAATTTTTGTGCTGACCCGGGTGCAAAAGCAGACACCTAATGAGCTGCTTGGCAAGGTGATGGCCATTATTATGGCGGTTGCCCAAATAGCGGCTCCTGTTGGGCAAATCGTATACGGCGAGCTGTTTGAAATGTTCAGCTTACAGGTGTATATTCCTGCCCTGCTTATGTTCGCAGCCCTGCTCTTGACAGCTTGGCTTACAAAGAGATTTTATCAAAATCAAATAGGGGAGGAAGAGCAAGATGCTAGGAACGATGTGGAGAAAAGATATCGCAAAGAATAA
- the hisC gene encoding histidinol-phosphate transaminase: MQPKNNILHLPVYQPGKPVEDVKRELGLTEVTKLASNENPHGCSEQAKAAMLEEINQTNIYPDGASIELAAALANHLNVKPEQLIFGTGSSEIILMLARAFLVAGDETIMADETFPQYKHNAEIENARIIEVPLKEGKHDLPAMLAKVTERTKIIWICNPNNPTGTIVTKEELTSFLQQVPSHVLVVLDEAYCELVTDPAFPNGIELLSSYRNLIVLRTFSKVYGLAALRIGYGVGDVDVLRFINQVREPFNTSRIAQAAAKAAVSDQAFIQHVVQENAAGIAYFAEQFDRLGLVYYPAHGNFIMVDVKRPSPEVFDALLRKGFIIRSRWTYYPTYIRVSVGTKQQNEQFIAALEQVLQEVAVQS; encoded by the coding sequence ATGCAGCCAAAAAACAATATTTTACATCTCCCTGTCTATCAGCCTGGCAAGCCGGTTGAAGATGTGAAGAGAGAGCTTGGGCTAACTGAAGTTACGAAGCTGGCTTCCAATGAAAATCCACATGGTTGTTCCGAGCAGGCTAAAGCGGCAATGTTGGAAGAAATAAACCAAACGAATATTTATCCTGATGGCGCCAGCATTGAGCTTGCAGCAGCACTTGCAAACCATCTTAACGTAAAGCCGGAGCAGCTGATTTTCGGCACAGGCTCCAGTGAAATTATTTTAATGCTGGCCCGCGCATTTCTTGTTGCCGGCGACGAAACGATTATGGCGGACGAGACCTTCCCGCAGTATAAGCATAATGCCGAAATTGAGAACGCTCGCATCATCGAGGTGCCGCTGAAGGAGGGCAAGCATGATCTTCCTGCAATGCTGGCGAAGGTAACAGAGCGTACGAAAATCATCTGGATTTGCAACCCGAACAATCCGACCGGCACGATTGTGACGAAGGAGGAACTGACTTCCTTTTTGCAGCAGGTTCCGAGCCATGTGCTCGTTGTGCTGGATGAGGCGTATTGCGAGCTAGTAACAGATCCTGCTTTCCCGAACGGCATTGAACTGCTGAGCAGCTACCGGAATCTGATCGTATTGCGCACGTTCTCGAAGGTTTATGGCTTGGCTGCGCTGCGTATTGGCTATGGCGTTGGCGACGTGGACGTGCTTCGCTTCATTAATCAGGTGCGGGAGCCGTTTAATACATCGAGAATCGCACAGGCAGCGGCGAAAGCGGCCGTGTCCGATCAAGCTTTTATTCAGCATGTTGTGCAGGAAAATGCAGCGGGCATCGCTTATTTTGCTGAGCAGTTTGACCGGCTTGGCCTTGTTTATTATCCGGCGCATGGCAATTTTATTATGGTCGATGTCAAGCGTCCTTCTCCAGAGGTTTTTGATGCGCTGCTGCGCAAAGGCTTTATTATTCGATCCCGCTGGACGTATTACCCGACTTATATTCGGGTCAGCGTAGGCACCAAGCAGCAAAATGAGCAGTTTATAGCTGCTTTGGAGCAGGTTTTGCAGGAAGTGGCGGTGCAGTCATAA